A section of the Oryzias melastigma strain HK-1 linkage group LG14, ASM292280v2, whole genome shotgun sequence genome encodes:
- the dlat gene encoding dihydrolipoyllysine-residue acetyltransferase component of pyruvate dehydrogenase complex, mitochondrial — protein MLRLLLRLRPCARAGPRVLPARPVALGSRPRSSGERRLHGGAGSRTSALGSVYSHRAGLLRSSQLVGSSPNIRFYSLPPHSKVELPALSPTMQTGTIARWEKKEGDKISEGDLIAEVETDKATVGFEMLEECYLAKILVPEGTRDVNVGSVICITVDNPDLIAAFKDVTLDSIKSTGAAPSPAASAPPPSPATAAAPPPAAPGSSYPPHMKIALPALSPTMTMGTVQRWEKKVGEKLSEGDLLAEIETDKATIGFEVQEEGYLAKILVPEGTRDVPLGQTLCIIVEKESDIGAFKDYIETGVAEVSMPPPPPAPAATASPAAATPTPVAAAPAAPRKGRVFASPLAKKLAAEKGINLAQVSGSGPDGRVTRKDIESFVPPKAAPAAAAAPSPAAAAPPSPAAPPAAPAGTFTDFPISNIRKVIAQRLMQSKQTIPHYYLSVDVNMDQVLELRKELNEEVKAQNIKLSVNDFIIKASALACLKVPECNSSWMDTVIRQNHVVDVSVAVSTANGLITPIVFNAHIKGLAAIGADVAALAAKAREGKLQPHEFQGGTFTISNLGMFGIKNFSAIINPPQACILAVGGSEKRLLPADNEKGFDVANMMSVTLSCDHRVVDGAVGAQWLAEFRKFLEKPVTMLL, from the exons ATGCTGCGTTTGTTGCTGCGGCTCCGGCCGTGTGCTCGCGCCGGGCCCCGGGTCCTCCCGGCACGGCCTGTCGCGCTCGGCTCTCGTCCCAGATCCAGCGGTGAGAGGCGGCTACACGGCGGAGCCGGGTCACGAACGTCGGCCTTGGGCTCGGTGTACAGTCACAGAGCCGGCCTGCTACGGTCTTCCCAACTGGTGGGTTCCAGCCCGAACATACGGTTCTACAGTCTGCCGCCCCACAGTAAG GTGGAGCTTCCTGCTCTGTCACCCACCATGCAGACCGGGACCATCGCCCGCTGGGAGAAGAAGGAGGGGGACAAGATCAGCGAGGGCGACCTTATAGCCGAG GTGGAGACGGACAAAGCCACAGTAGGTTTTGAGATGCTGGAGGAGTGCTACCTGGCAAAGATCCTGGTTCCCGAAGGCACCAGAGACGTCAACGTTGGATCGGTGATCTGCATAACCGTGGACAA CCCAGACCTAATCGCAGCCTTTAAGGACGTGACATTGGACTCTATCAAATCCACTGGCGCTGCTCCTTCCCCTGCAGCCTCGGCTCCACCCCCTTCTCCTGCAACCGCTGCTGCTCCGCCCCCTGCAGCTCCGGGCAGTTCCTACCCGCCACACATGAAG ATTGCACTTCCGGCTCTTTCTCCCACCATGACGATGGGCACGGTGCAGCGCTGGGAGAAGAAGGTCGGCGAGAAGCTCAGTGAAGGAGATCTTCTGGCAGAGATTGAAACTGACAAAGCCACCATCG gatTCGAGGTTCAAGAAGAAGgatatttagctaaaatcttGGTCCCGGAGGGAACTCGGGACGTTCCTCTGGGACAGACGCTCTGCATCATAGTAGAAAAAGAAAGCGACATCGGTGCCTTTAAGGATTATATCGAGACCGGTGTGGCAGAGGTCTCCATGCCCCCACCacctccagctcctgcagcg ACTGCATCTCCTGCAGCTGCTACACCAACTCCTGTAGCCGCAGCTCCTGCAGCGCCCAGGAAAGGGCGTGTGTTCGCCAGTCCACTTGCCAAAAAACTGGCAGCTGAGAAGGGCATCAACTTGGCACAGGTCAGCG GCTCTGGACCTGATGGACGTGTCACTCGGAAAGACATTGAAAGCTTCGTTCCTCCAAAGGCTGCACCC gcagcagctgctgctccctCTCCAgcggctgcagctcctccttcacctgCTGCTCCGCCCGCTGCTCCAGCTGGCACCTTCACAGACTTTCCCATCAGCAACATCCGCAAG GTCATCGCTCAGAGGTTGATGCAGTCCAAGCAGACCATCCCCCACTATTACCTGTCTGTAGACGTCAACATGGACCAAGTACTGGAGCTTCGAAAGGAGCTGAATGAG GAGGTGAAAGCCCAGAACATCAAGCTGAGTGTGAACGACTTTATTATCAAAGCCAGCGCACTGGCTTGCCTCAAAGTCCCAGAATGCAACTCCTCCTGGATGGACACAGTCATTCGCCA GAATCATGTGGTGGACGTGAGCGTGGCAGTGAGCACAGCCAACGGTCTCATCACGCCAATCGTGTTCAACGCCCACATCAAAGGCCTGGCTGCTATCGGCGCCGACGTGGCGGCTCTGGCTGCCAAAGCCAGGGAGGGGAAGCTGCAGCCTCATGAGTTCCAG ggAGGAACGTTCACCATTTCAAATTTAGGGATGTTTGGAATCAAGAACTTCTCCGCGATCATCAACCCCCCCCAGGCCTGTATCCTGGCAGTTGGAGGCTCGGAGAAACGGCTGCTGCCCGCCGACAATGAGAAAGG GTTTGACGTGGCCAACATGATGTCCGTCACGCTGAGCTGCGACCACCGGGTGGTGGACGGGGCGGTGGGCGCCCAGTGGCTGGCGGAGTTCCGGAAGTTCCTGGAGAAACCCGTCACCATGCTGTTGTGA
- the zgc:165604 gene encoding immunoglobulin superfamily member 11 has translation MASSAAWMLWILSAAFTSPENAALRVLVRESSLEVVRGDVVILPCSFFTSSHLSRLNIIWTMAPLSSPDSPVQVIVFDHGQVIENPSLISRVAFAGLPVSADIFLNDTRVSDAGVYRCMVNNPPEAADPGIGELVLNVLEPPSLPVCQWDGDLELGGSVRLSCSVAEGVPAPDIRWAKVDPEEIPLPVNREGEFSGSVRIVNVSSQMSGLYRCSASNVLGTENCYINLSIYSTPDGPSGLLQAVLLTLAMSLLLLALLMLILWLHRTGQDGRRRGRKAEEEGCYNEIRYTPSLMKRSFV, from the exons ATGGCCTCCTCTGCAGCGTGGATGCTGTGGATTCTGTCTGCGGCTTTCACCTCTCCGGAGAACG CTGCACTCCGGGTCTTGGTGAGGGAGTCCAGCCTGGAGGTGGTCAGAGGGGATGTTGTTATCCTCCCCTGCTCCTTCTTCACCTCCTCCCACCTCTCCAGACTCAACATCATCTGGACCATGGCTCCTCTCTCCAGTCCAGACAGTCCCGTACAG GTGATCGTGTTTGACCACGGCCAGGTGATCGAGAACCCCTCCCTCATAAGCAGGGTGGCTTTTGCAG GTCTTCCTGTGAGTGCGGACATCTTCCTCAACGACACTCGAGTGTCGGACGCTGGAGTCTACAGATGCATGGTGAACAACCCCCCCGAGGCTGCAGATCCCGGCATAGGAGAGCTGGTGCTGAATGTTCTGG AGCCGCCCTCGTTGCCCGTCTGCCAGTGGGATGGAGATCTGGAGCTGGGAGGCAGCGTCAGGCTGTCCTGCTCGGTGGCAGAGGGGGTCCCCGCTCCGGATATCCGCTGGGCCAAGGTGGACCCCGAGGAAATCCCACTTCCTGTCAACAGGGAGG GGGAATTTTCCGGCTCAGTGCGGATTGTGAACGTGTCCTCTCAGATGTCGGGTCTGTACCGATGCTCGGCCTCCAACGTCCTTGGAACGGAGAACTGCTACATCAACCTGTCCATCTACAGCA CTCCAGACGGTCCCTCCGGCCTCCTGCAGGCCGTCCTGCTGACGCTGGCCATgagcctgctgctgctggctctgCTGATGCTCATCCTGTGGCTTCATCGCACCGGACAGGACGGAAGACGGCGAGGGAGGAAAGCGGAAGAGGAGGGGTGTTATAATGAAATACGGTACACCCCCTCACTGATGAAACGCTCCTTTGTCTGA